CAATTCTCCACGTCATATGCAGTGAAATGCTTACAACAAGCCGATAACATAAGCCTatcaccatcatcatcatcttctttATGAACCCTCCTGGTATTCCCAAACCCATGTCCATTCCTAATTTCTTTATCCGCCTTTGAATTCAGCTCTTGAAATCCCGTTACATACTCAGTAGCATAAGCAGAAACCACCATTGGATCTTCCCCTGGAGTTTCTTGACCTCTTCCCCATCTGGGAtccctaaaaatattaatagaaGGTGCCCAGATTGACCCGTATTATACATAGCCCTTGCCTCAACTGCAATAGCCGATGCAATCGAAGCCACAAAGTTCTATTGAAAGCTGCTGTTGTAAGAATAGCTTAGGGAAAATCTGTAGAAGCTTTAATGGTGCCATTGAAATTGCTCCCATGTCCATTACCATGAAGAGATTCTGACCACCATTGATATGCTGGTAAACCAAGTCTTGGTATTGAAGTTGTATTATCAGAGAGGTGTACAATCTTCTCATCAATGGTGAGTGAGGAGATTAAGGAGTGAACTCTAGTGGAGATTGGCAATTTTTTGTTGCAGAAAGTATATTTGTGATGAGGTGGCTGACATGGGAATTGGGAAAgtggatttgatttggttagATGAACACTAAATTCATGAATGTTTAGGAAGACGAACAGAAAAAAGAAATGGATATTTTTGGTCATGATTGCAACAAGACTCTATGGTTGATTATTCAAGACTCTATGATTCATTATTCAAGAATTGTAGAGAAGTTTGAGTCGTTTCTGTAGTCTTTTACACCTTGTTTTGATGGTTGTTATCCTCTTATTATATTGCATGGTTAGttgaaatataatatttattttgattgttatttaaattttattatatcatattatttaattttattattagaTAATGTTGAAAAGATTCATTTTATATAACGGTCGATGTGGTGTATTCACGTCattatcttaatatttttttctcattttgtctttaagtattatttaataattatatttcatcttttactCAATCTTTTTATTGTAATTATACCCGATATTCTATTTTTCTTGtaaattttaatcatgtatatgtgacattatataacaataaaaataatacaaaaatattatattcattaaaataatataatataatatattataaaataatacgtAACAATCATTTAAATAAAGTGTTATGGGTCAAGTCTTTATTTATAATATGGGCGTTATGGATTGTCAATCATTAATTGGCACTAACCCGTTAAGGTAATGGGTGCAGTGTCAATATTTCGTTGACTCTAATTCTTTATGATTAGTTACTCTGTTTTCCTTAATTATAAGGAATTTGAGATCTCGATTTTGAATTTGGATTAGGGTGGCTCAATATAATGTGAGATCTGAAGTGAAATTTTAATTAGAggcttaaaatttaaataattcaattttatatttatttatttaaaattatttttctaattttatcaatttaacgTTGAAAAACATTCTTTTACTGAGGCAATTATTATACGAATTCTTAACGTAATTCTATAAGTATAAGTTGACAAATTTTAAATAACGATAAGTGCTAGAACCATAAAATATGATTCAAAAAGTTGATAACTTGGTATACCCCACTTTAATGTGTTTGTTATAGTACTTGAAAATTtacgaaaaaataaaatagataatacACTTTGTTCAAAACTTTTTGACTATTGATCcatatttttgacagaatattACTCTAACTTATCAAAGatttgaagaaagaaaatacaaaaagagttaaaaaaaaaatacaagaaagCAAAACAAcgttttcttgatttcttctatttGAATGGggttaagaaaaataaaataatatacatatatataaaaaatgtatttttatctATAAAAATATACACATAATTTGTTCTTGGTAAGAATTTAAGGCCCTTTAAAATTGGGGGCCTAAGGCATATGCctaatatttttatgcattgaGCTGACCCTCTGGATATGGCAAAAATTCTGTTAGGAGTGTTATCCTTAAATATATCTTACAATAACCGATTCGGATTTAGTCGATGTTCCAATACACACTCTGATCACCAGAtgaaaaaacattaaaaaaaataactccctctgtcccatattagatgggcaaatatttttcttatattatttgatcacttactaaataacgataaaattaatttttttttccattttactcATACAATTAATATGGCCTTTGGAAGTTTAAACAAATTTTGAAGAtccaaaatttcttttttcaagAGGCTAattaatactccctccgttccttTTTACTCGTCAAATTTTGACTTAACACATctattaagaaaacaatgattgatatagtgagtttaccattttacccctattaattgatagaggtttaaacatatttactcattatatttttcaaaaacattaactcaatgttaataaattgagggtataataggaagaaaaaaaaattcttgatttgttaaaattaacaaataaaaaataaaatcaaattagaaaatatttgacaagtaaataagaCGGAGAGTATATGAATAAAGAGCAAAATAGTAAAGTTAagcaatatattaataatttcttaattacTGTGTAAACTAGAAAGTATTCATCTAATATAAAACGGACCAAGAGTACGAATTATGCAAATTTCAATGCCTTACACGAGCTTTTGTGTATCTCCGTTGACAAGCTAATCATCTGAATTGGACGAAAATAGGAACCTAAGTTGAGACGGATTTATTTAAACGATATAAACagataaaataaatactttactctcttcttttgtttttatttattcatcgtattaaaaataaatgttcaattttagttttctggaaaaaaaaaagaagaaataattttttattttatttttgttattatgtattaaTTACTTTTGATTTATTTCTAATGAATGAGATGACGtataataattaagaataatataatacaattattattttatttattatttttaaaagggtGTGTTAAATCAAACATGAATAAAGTATACATGGACAGAGAGAGTATATAATTACTGTGATTGATCCACCATAATAACAAGTTAGTTACCATTTTTATAGAGTTGTTGATTAATAATTATCCCAAAAAAATTGTTTATCGCCTTATAAATTACATGATCTTGAAAATACCAACATaaagttatttgagattgataGTCCAATCTTTCGGAAAGAAAtggcaaaatggtaatttttgaAGTGTTATGTAAGTTTTAGTTGGCGTTTCAAAACTATTTAGtatttagtaattttttaatatggAAGTAGTAAAATTTTGACAAAGATACGCACtgttaaaatacataaaaaagcTCCAAAGAAAATTTTTACCATTTGAAACTATAATAAAATTTTCACTAAGTGAAAAATTTAAACTCCATGAATCGTTCATCAAGTTTGAATcgataaaaaattgaaattttgagttaCGCTCTAGATAGAGTGGGGCTAAAATCATAACAGTAATAATCCCAACTGGCccatcttttattttaaatgggCCTAACTACTCCATTCAGCCCATAACTCTTAATTATGAGTGACAATGCTTAATGTTGTACCCCACTTTGTCCAAGTTCAAAGTTGCAAAATCAGTTTGGGAAGCctaatttttctttgtttaattTGCAAGATTTTAAGAGCTCGATTTTTTCCTTGTTTAACAAGTGATGATTATGATTTCGCCTTCCATATTAATTTTGTGGAATGCAACACATGACGTCGATATTGATTTGCCCAACCTTTTCTTTACTTTTATTTGGTACATTCCACGTGAACCGTTTATCTTTTATTAATCTAATTAATGAGTGCATTGTAAACATGCACAAAGTTTTTGTAAAATCAGTAACTAATAGCCCATGAAAAGATACGATGATTAGATTTTGGAGGTATTAATTGCATATTTAAAGCAATAAGAATGTCGAAATTAGGACAAAAGAAAATCAAGTTTTCAAAAATGAGTGCTAAATACATATTGGATGTAACAACatagttttattgatttttctaaAGGGATAATACATCAAACCCCCCAAAATTGACACCATAACTTACTTTAGTACTTTAactacaaaaatatttatttgatttgttaacaattttgaaataaattaaatatcacCTTGAGATCATAAAACCACTCTCACCTGCCACATCATCGTCATGTAAGCACTATATCACTGCCAAGTCAGCACCACGccactaattttatttattctttaacacatcttaaattaatttatcctaattaattaaaatatatatatatatatatatatatattaaaatcaaACTATAAAAATGACCTATTTTTattcccctcccccccccccaccccacttctttcttcttcttttttcaccATTTCCTtcgttgttcttcttctttctctttcttttctccccttttttttccttatcctcttcctttctttcttttccctcaaaATGAGATAAGCAAATAAGAATGGAGCTTTCTTTCTCTAAAAATAAATCACCATTAATTCACTAAGATGTTCATCAATGGGgaatttgagaaattgaaaATTCAAAGCAACATGTAATTGATATttcgatattgatatggtagagttgaagatgaagatggagGAAAAAATGATGCTTCTATGGAGAAAAAGTTATATTGGGgaagaattaaaaaataaataaattatggccaataagaaaatttacatattttaataaaagttaatatatcaagaaaataatatttaaaatattaataatatattgacctataaaaaaatgtcatgtgtatgattttataatttttttttaaaatgtcttcCCTCGCTTTAAGGAGAGTGCAGTCACTCTCTTTTCCACGTCACCCTTTAGGTTGGTATTTAATTTACTTGAAATTGTTAAAAGGGATATTTAAACACCCGTATagttaaaatagtaaaataagttATGCTGCCAAGTTTGGGGCTTCTTTGATGTATTATCCCTTTCCTAAACTTACAAACTCTCATGTTGCTTTCAGGTTACATACATTTTGAGTGTTACATGAAATGGGACTTAACCTGTAATTCATTGAGTGATTTTGTTGGGTACATGATACATACATATTATGTCATCTTCACGATTTTATTCTATTCCTAAAAGAAAAAGTCTAAATTCAGACTTCAACTACAATATGCTCAAGGTGATTCATGAATACATCAGGGATCATCAAGTGTCCAAAATGCTGCAATaaataatgatatatatatatatatatatatatatatatatatatatatatatatacttactaCATTGTCCACAATAGTCCCTTAATTACTGGTAGGCTGCTCCTAGAATTAAATTCTACGAAGAATGAAATAGATCTTTGAATTCACACAAGTGATTAATTAATCATGGTCTCTACAAATTGCACAATAATTAATATGTTATCTTCCTAATTTTTGGGGAAAATTTGTTCGATTAGAGGTTCTGTTCTGTAATATACTTCTAAAAAAACTTTtggaatatacatatatatattaaagagtCCCCATCTTATTTGTAACTTTCCTGAAGCAAGACTATCCACTTGCCCCCTTTCAAATTCAGACATAAAATCTTGAGTTAAAGTAAATTATATATCACTTTAGTTTCTCGAAAAGTTGTCCTCCTCAATTAGTTTAATTGGGCTATTGTTTTCCTTCCTGCAAGGACGATCTTCGTATATACAATTGTCATAGGAGAATTTGATACTCTCTTCCTCCTAAAATAGTTGTCATGTTTTTTTTCCGTGTGCACTTAAATTTTAACCAATATTTCAGGATaaattttttcatcatattgatataaaagaaattacaaCTTATAGTACTTAATTGtttgaataataaaattttaaaattaaaataatttattattttgactcAGAGACAAATAGTGACAATTATTATTAGGCAGAGGACCGTAATGTATATTTCTCGAGTCATATTTATTAATGTCAACACAAAGCGCGGGGAACTAGACACTCCTTTAATTAGACGAATGTGTGAGAATAATGTGTACATTAATCTAGttaagtcataaattatttagtataaaaatattagacaACAGTCCAATTATTGGTTATCCTTATTTAACAATGATTCTGTCCATGTGTATTTGAGAAAAGGTCGTACAATATCAACTATAGGACAACACCTCTAGGCAGACTAAGACCAAAGAATTTCATACATTTGAAACTATAGTTTTTCATTGAATGTTCTTATTTCGTTTACataattaagttttaaagaCTAACATCTCATAAACACGTTATAAACCCATTAAGTCTCACTAGCATTCCATGTGTAGACCCTCAAGTTAATGCACAAAGAACAGAAAATACCATAAGCATTTTTAATCAGATGTTCCTGAAGGGGACAGCAAAAAAAAAATCGGACTTCATTCATGTCCTATTTTGACTTGAAACAAAACTTAAAAtgtaaagaagacttttgatTCTTGTGGTCTGAAATTTAAGATACGTACAATATATGAAAATGTTCATTAATCTTCTGGCCTTCAACATGTGAGGTGAAAAgttgtcaaaaaagaaaaatgtttttttttttaaaaaaggattaaaaagaaaaataataaattaaaacgaagtAAGTACTACATTGCAATGGATCATGCCATGTGAGTTGTGAAGATATACTGCATcatctaaatttaatttttcctACTTACAGTATTTAGAACGTATCATATATATACCatgttgtttatatatatatgtatgtatacaccTCCAAAGCATAGGTCAAAAGGTTGATGACTTCGTTCAGCACTAAGGGAATATTGTACAACAATAAGTGATCATGGCAATCAGACAACTCAACGTTTTGGTAGAAAATATACTCAGTTGGGAAATGGTACATTaaataatttctctattttaagAAACACAGGGTAAAATAATTTCTTGCCAGTGAGttctaatttattctttattccTGTAATTAGTACTATCGAATCTTCAGGTTTGTTTTCAAACAATAATAGAGAAAAACTAATGGTACTCATGTCTAACACTTTTGGGGAAATTAAACGTCAGGCCGGtacatattatattaataaGACAAGCAAAAGACACAACGTACGCAAACGTGTTTTGTAAATTATTCTCAATTATCATGAAAATGGAAATATTCTCATCATCGTCATCACTGCAATACAGCATCGATCCCCCCCACATGCATGTTCGATTACTAACATGAATTCTATATCTTCCAATTGCATCAACAACAAAATACAGATCTGCGATCGTATGTATAATATTCCAAGCTACGTACGTACTTGTATACCTACTCTACATATTGAATTattacacaaaaaaaaattgttatgtaTTCCAAGGACAAATGTAGATACCTTTTGTCAATCAAAAAAGGAATAATGAGAAGAAGgtgaaacaaagaaaaagagaacaTATGAAAAAAGTGCATGGCAACAACTAGCAAGCATTATCCACGTTGGCTGAGTCGGTTGGGTGAGTGGTTTGGATAGATATTTCTCACCAATAATCTTCACATCTCTCGTGTGATTTGTAAGTTATTATATACGATCAAGTTTATTCGATGCACATTCGAAGAATACATAGCAACAACATGTTTTACTATAACATAAGAGACATTTAGAGGCAAAATTTATTGccacaaaaatatttagaggTCCATTGTCATGGTGTCTCGTCTTATAGTATATGTTAGAGGTGGCAAAATCAAACCCAATCCATTCAATCCAACTTAATTCGTTTaaatttgagttgattattgatCCGTTCATTCATTACCTCAATTTATTTCAACCCATTAAAAATTGGGTTGATATGTAATCCGAATTGGCTCATGTGAGatcttgttaaaatattttaaaaaaacttttttttttcaatttgatatgttatatatagtcataagaaagaaaaaaaataattttattaggtactaaaatagtttaaaagaataaataaaataattaaacttagTAAAAATTGGGTTGGATTGGTCTTGACCCATTTTATAACTCATTACCTAATCCATTTTGACCCAATCAGTTTTGACCCAaactaatttgaatttgattggaTTTTGACCCAATTATTGTCTTAACTCATTATGACCCGCCCAAACCTGACCCGACCCGCTCAAACTTGACCCAACCCGCCCAATTGTCAAACCTAATATATGCTATGCTATTACTTTCATTTAATCAAATTAGggggaatttttttttggtcGGCAAACGTTATTCGGATAAACATTTCCTTctctataaatagaaaaatcacataaaagaagaagagagccATGAGTAAGTAACATGCCATGTCTCAACTTTAAAAGGCTATCGGCGCTATATTTACCTTCAAGCTCACCAAATTCTTGCTACAAGTAATAAAATAAAGCCGTATACTTGCTAGTGTCgtctttttaatatatttatcttaattttcattgtaattatattttaatttttttttgtttttttattaactCTTTAACGGCATATGCACGTTTAATATTATTAAGactaaaaagaatattttattacATTCTACACATTTTTACTTCAAaattataagattttttttaaaaaaattactctCTTAAACAAATAAATTTGGGATATCGGATTGgtccaaaataattttttcttacaaaaaGCCAGGTTTTAGCTCAGTCATTACGGAAGGTATCTATTAGATTAGGACTAAACGACGGTTTTGACAGTTGTTAGGCATATTGCTGTGGATTGACAGAGGGATTTAATTCCCATATGCTTTCTATAGCCAGTAAATGACCAGTGAAAAAAGAAGTAATTACTATGCattaataaagaaattaaatattactccctccatcccattttatgtgacatttttttatttttagttaatttttttaaaaaaatatcattttattataattataaataatataactttaaaatttctcTTCAATCCTTTATAAAATGATTTACACCATATAAGTATCTAAGAATTAATGTTTTGAATCacgaatttcaattttttttattttttttaaacatcGTATCAAGTTAAACGGTtccacataaaataaaataaaatgaataatttatattgtgtaatcATTATCCAAAAACTGTATCTCATGAAATAATGCTTGGATTAATTCTCACATTAGGCTTGGTTGGTAAAATGAACAACTTCTCTCAAAGCTAAGATTTAAACTTTATGAGTTCTGAAATAAATAGTTTGACATGTTGATCTGATTTCTTGAGCGCTAACAATTCAATTTGATTATAAGACCAAGCTGTTTGTTGTGATAAAAATAATGTGAACAATATGATCAGTGTATTGACACTGCTTTTACTCTTGCTAGCTGCAAGTGAAATTATCATTCTCACACATATGAAATACTTATCCATCTAGAAAATAGGTTACTCAAAGCCCAGACCTAAATTTAGTAAAGGGCAAACTCTCTGTCACAAGAAAAAACAAGAGGCAGATTACATAACAActcttcaaattcaatttgTATGTGAATTTCATTTACACACTCAAATACGATCTATTCTAATTGAGCATACATATAAATACATAATAAAGTATCTCTGTTAAATACTTTCGATTAAATTTCTAAAAACCCTTATAAGtattcttaaatatttataattatatagaTAATGAATAATTTAACTATGTAAAATATGTTATCTATTTCAAATGAAACAAACATGAAATTTTACCGCTTACAACCCATAATAAATCTCTTTAAGATAGACAAAAATTTGTTTGTTGCAGGAAAGTTATGAATAACTCATTTAGCCTATGCATGTTATATATGTTGGTGCTAGAAAAAAGTGTTGCTTGCATCATCACGTGAAATATATCCTTTCCATAAatataattagaaaaagaaaaaggcaatAGTCTTATCATGgaaaaagttattttatttttattgtaataAGCATAGAAGATAGAAGCAAAAATAAGCAAAGGAAGTTGGCAGACGAGAGGCTCGAAGGTATCCTTTTCGATTCAGACAGAGACTGATGGGTCAAACATTGGGATTAAAATATGTCATACTGTCTCATTACGGATTTATGTGAAAATGACCTTAATATACTAAACCTCTACCATAGGGAACACTCTTCACAAAACGAGATACAAAATACTCCGTAATCTAATATGTacacgaaatttaagaaaataaaataattttttaatttaataattttaaattaaaattatattaaatatatcaaaatattatttaatcttatactcttctttttgaaacaaataaaaaaaatagatcatttattttatatgaagaGAGTAATATGAATAccgaaggaaaaagaaaaagccTTTCCTATACATTACACAGGAAAATTAGATAAAAGTTGTCtatgaaaaataacttttgtactgtataaaaacaaaatttgtgtatattttattttattttcctgacctcatttataaaattaattatgttgTTATTTGTCCCGAAagaaaaagttgagatttaatTATGATCGTATATATGTTCCAGGTTAGATTAACTTAAAAAATACGTAAACGTACTAATAAGAATATTTCATTTGTATAACTTctatatgatattttttctctttttagtctattaaaaaattatttttctagatttaaaaataaaattaagaaagtAATATATTCAGGTAAAAGTACACCTACATCAGATATGGATATTAAAACAATGAAggtatgatatgcatgtgtctTTTGAatacatatttattattaaaacataattaagtaatatataaaaattaattttattgatttgttGTAAACTTAAGTCGATGAAGGTAAATATTTAccaaaacatttattttaattgaaaaaacaAGAGTATAGTTTGATTTGTCTATATCTACATTCTTTTTAGCTATACGCCGCCTCTCCCTATTCACtttttgatgctttagagagagaaaaaatggaGGTCAGTGAAGAGGATTTTTTGGAGGAATTAATAGTTGGTCCAAGTATAGAAAATTGGAACAACAGTTTTGGAAATGCATGGAACATTGAATCACCTACTTTATATCAAGAAAATCCAGAATTTATAGCCTCAAATTCTTCCCTTTTGGGCCTCATGATGTCTCCTTCACAATCCAATTACTTTCCATGTCCTAATTTCCAAGAATCTTCCTACCCTTTTCTACAGTCTTTCACTGCCCCATCTCAACTAATTGATTCTTTTCCTGCttataataatactaataatattgAAGTAGTGGAAGGAGAAATTGGTCATTTTTGTAATGATTTTCATGGGCATTATGAAGAGTCATTAATTAGTTGCTACAATATTAACAAAGTGGTGAAAATGGAAGAAGCCACTTCAAGAATTGTGGGAGAAAAGAAGAGTAATTATAAAGTGAAGAAGGTAGAGGGGCAGCCTTCTAAGAATCTAATGGCAGAAAGGAGGAGAAGGAAAAGACTCAATGACCGACTTTCTATGCTTAGATCTGTTGTACCCAAAATAAGCAAggtgattaattaattattttctctttattaaattacaattataatatattattagctatttgaattgatttaaTTAGCAGATGGATAGAACATCCATACTTGGAGATACGATTGATTACATGAAGGAGCTCTTAGATAAAATCAACAGGTTGCGTCAAGAAAATGAAATGGAAGACATAAAATTCCTGGGAAATTTCAAGGAGCTAAAGCCTGATCAAGCACTTGTCAGAAATCCTCCAAAGGTACAATTTTTACTTATTAATTAATCCTATATAAAATCATGTACCTCAAATAATATAATGATTGTTTGATTTCTTTCTGGAGATAGGAATAATTtgtacattattattatttagaaTAATATATGTAAATTAAGACTGTTTCTAATGATCTTTGTCCTATATATTTGTCCGTTTGTGGTGAGGGTAATTAACTCCCCTGATTAAACTGAAAATAGCTAGAAGATTTTTATGCATCGGCTAGAAAAAATAAACAGCAAATCTTTCAGACTATTCGTGTAAAGATCTGGCCTATTTTTGCAGTTTGATGTTGAAAGGAGAAATGAGGAGACGAACATAGATATCTAT
The sequence above is a segment of the Solanum dulcamara chromosome 11, daSolDulc1.2, whole genome shotgun sequence genome. Coding sequences within it:
- the LOC129873688 gene encoding transcription factor bHLH93-like isoform X2 is translated as MEVSEEDFLEELIVGPSIENWNNSFGNAWNIESPTLYQENPEFIASNSSLLGLMMSPSQSNYFPCPNFQESSYPFLQSFTAPSQLIDSFPAYNNTNNIEVVEGEIGHFCNDFHGHYEESLISCYNINKVVKMEEATSRIVGEKKSNYKVKKVEGQPSKNLMAERRRRKRLNDRLSMLRSVVPKISKMDRTSILGDTIDYMKELLDKINRLRQENEMEDIKFLGNFKELKPDQALVRNPPKFDVERRNEETNIDIYCATKPGLLLSTVHTMEALGLEVQQCVVSCFSDFSMRASCSEAMEHRTILSSEDVKQALFKTAGYGGRCL
- the LOC129873688 gene encoding transcription factor bHLH93-like isoform X1, translating into MEVSEEDFLEELIVGPSIENWNNSFGNAWNIESPTLYQENPEFIASNSSLLGLMMSPSQSNYFPCPNFQESSYPFLQSFTAPSQLIDSFPAYNNTNNIEVVEGEIGHFCNDFHGHYEESLISCYNINKVVKMEEATSRIVGEKKSNYKVKKVEGQPSKNLMAERRRRKRLNDRLSMLRSVVPKISKQMDRTSILGDTIDYMKELLDKINRLRQENEMEDIKFLGNFKELKPDQALVRNPPKFDVERRNEETNIDIYCATKPGLLLSTVHTMEALGLEVQQCVVSCFSDFSMRASCSEAMEHRTILSSEDVKQALFKTAGYGGRCL